The DNA window TCGTCAATCGCTCGTTCGGCAGCTGACCCGCAATCAAATGCGCCCACTCAACGACTGTAACGCCATCGCCGGCAAAATATTCGTCAAATCCGAGGTCTTCCCACTCGTCTTCAAGCCGATATACATCCATATGGTAAAGCGGGAGTCTCCCCTCGTATTGCTTCATAATCGTAAACGTCGGGCTGTTGACATTTTGCCGAATCCCTAGCCCCTCAGCAAGCCCTTTCGTGAACGTCGTCTTGCCTGCGCCCAGGTCTCCTTCCAAAGCGATGACCGTCCCCGGCTCGAGCCGTTCGGCAAGCCGGCGAGCGATCGCCCTCGTCTCTTCAGGAGAATGCACGATAAGTTCAAACTGCTCCATCGCGTTCCACCTTGTTCCATTTTATCATCTTCACTCTCGCTTTTGAAATTGTACCATAACAAAATATCCTGTTGCCACTTTCAACGCCAAAAACGATCATTCTCTGACAAGAACCAATGAACGCTCTCCTCCTTACGATCACACTTGGAAGCCAAGGCTTCCAAGTGGAAGACGACAAAAAGGACTGTCCTGATCAGGCAGTTTGCTTAGCCTGAAGGACAGTCCTCACATAATTAGAGTCATAATAAAGAAAAAAGGGAATTAGGCGTGTTGCTACTCCCTGGTGATTGCAATTGCCTAGCAGCGACCTACTCTTGCAGGGGCGCTGGCCCCAACTACCATCGGCGCTGGAGAGCTTAACTTCCGTGTTCGGGATGGGAACGGGTGTTTCCTCTCCGCTATCACCACTAGGCAAGCGATTTTGTTTTGACATTATTTATTATACTCCAAAAATAAATAATGTCAAGAAGGAAGTTCATTCCTTCAAAACTAGATAACCGTGCTGGGGAAGAAGCCGCGGCGCCTCCACTTTCTGTCTAGCTCCGGCCGCCATCGGCTCGCGACGCTTCGGTCCTGCTGCGGCGGCAACACATTGCATACGCTCCTATGGCACCACCCACGCAGAACCAAGCTTTGCTTGGTTCGAGCCTCCTCGCAGGCCCTCCAGCGCGTTTCGCCGATAGGCGGGCGGCCTCCGCTTTTCCTTTCTAGGTTAAGCCCTCGATCGATTAGTATCCGTCAGCTCCACGTGTCGCCACGCTTCCACCTCGGACCTATCGACCTCGTCATCTTCGAGGGATCTTACTCGCTTTTGGCGATGGGAAATCTCATCTTGAGGGGGGCTTCACGCTTAGATGCTTTCAGCGCTTATCCCGTCCGCACATAGCTACCCAGCGGTGCCCCTGGCGGGACAACTGGTACACCAGCGGTGCGTCCATCCCGGTCCTCTCGTACTAAGGACAGCTCCTCTCAAATTTCCTGCGCCCGCGACGGATAGGGACCGAACTGTCTCACGACGTTCTGAACCCAGCTCGCGTACCGCTTTAATGGGCGAACAGCCCAACCCTTGGGACCGACTACAGCCCCAGGATGCGATGAGCCGACATCGAGGTGCCAAACCTCCCCGTCGATGTGGACTCTTGGGGGAGATCAGCCTGTTATCCCCGGGGTAGCTTTTATCCGTTGAGCGATGGCCCTTCCATGCGGAACCACCGGATCACTAAGCCCGACTTTCGTCCCTGCTCGACCTGTCCGTCTCGCAGTCAAGCTCCCTTGTGCCTTTGCACTCTCCGAATGATTTCCAACCATTCTGAGGGAACCTTTGGGCGCCTCCGTTACCTTTTGGGAGGCGACCGCCCCAGTCAAACTGCCCACCTGACACTGTCTCCCACCCCGCTTAAGGGGTGCGGGTTAGAATTTCAATACCGCCAGGGTGGTATCCCACCGCCGCCTCCACCGAAGCTGGCGCTCCGGCTTCTCAGGCTCCCACCTATCCTGTACAAGCGATACCAAAATTCCATATCAGGCTGCAGTAAAGCTCCACGGGGTCTTTCCGTCCTGTCGCGGGTAACCTGCATCTTCACAGGTAGTATAATTTCACCGGGTCTCTCGTTGAGACAGTGCCCAAGTCGTTACACCTTTCGTGCGGGTCGGAACTTACCCGACAAGGAATTTCGCTACCTTAGGACCGTTATAGTTACGGCCGCCGTTTACTGGGGCTTCGGTTCGCACCTTCGCTTGCGCTAAGCGCTCCCCTTAACCTTCCAGCACCGGGCAGGTGTCAGCCCCTATACTTCGCCTTTCGGCTTCGCAGAGACCTGTGTTTTTGATAAACAGTCGCTTGGGCCTTTTCACTGCGGCTCTTCCAGGCTCATCACCCGAAAGAGCACCCCTTCTCCCGAAGTTACGGGGTCATTTTGCCGAGTTCCTTAACGAGAGTTCTCCCGCGCGCCTTAGGATTCTCTCCTCGCCTACCTGTGTCGGTTTGCGGTACGGGCACCTCTTCCCTCGCTAGAGGCTTTTCTTGGCAGTGTGGAATCAGGGACTTCCGGATCGAATCCGTCGCCATCACAGCTCAGCCTTTTAGCCAGCGGATTTGCCTGCTGGCCAGCCTCACTGCTTGGACAGGCTCTTCCAGCCGCCTGCTCACCCTATCCTCCTGCGTCCCCCCATCGCTCAAACGGGAAGGAGGTGGTACAGGAATCTCCACCTGTTGTCCATCACCTACGCCTTTCGGCCTCGGCTTAGGTCCCGACTAACCCTGAGCGGACGAACCTTCCTCAGGAACCCTTAGGCTTTCGGCGCAGAGGATTCTCACCTCTGTTTTCGCTACTCATACCGGCATTCTCACTTCTAAGCGCTCCACCAGTCCTTCCGGTCTGGCTTCCCTGCCCTTAGAACGCTCCCCTACCGATGACCAACGGTCATCCCGCAGCTTCGGCGGCACGTTTAGCCCCGGTACATTTTCGGCGCAGAGTCACTCGACCAGTGAGCTATTACGCACTCTTTAAATGGTGGCTGCTTCTAAGCCAACATCCTGGTTGTCTTCGCAACTCCACATCCTTTTCCACTGAACGTGCACTTAGGGGCCTTAGCTGGCGATCTGGGCTGTTTCCCTCTTGACCACGGATCTTATCACTCGCAGTCTGACTCCCAAGGATAAGTCATTGGCATTCGGAGTTTGACTGGGTTCGGTAACCCGATGAGGGCCCCTAGCCCAATCAGTGCTCTACCTCCAACACTCTTACCTTGAGGCTAGCCCTAAAGCTATTTCGGGGAGAACCAGCTATCTCCAAGTTCGATTGGCATTTCACCCCTACCCACACCTCATCCCCGCACTTTTCAACGTGCGTGGGTTCGGGCCTCCAGCCGGTGTTACCCGGCCTTCACCCTGGACATGGGTAGATCACCTGGTTTCGGGTCGACGACGACGTACTCATGCGCCCTGTTCAGACTCGCTTTCGCTGCGGCTCCGCCTGCTTGGCTTAACCTCGCACGCCATCGTCACTCGCCGGTTCATTCTACAAAAGGCACGCCATCACCCATAAACGGGCTCTGACTACTTGTAGGCACACGGTTTCAGGTTCTCTTTCACTCCCCTTCCGGGGTGCTTTTCACCTTTCCCTCACGGTACTGGTTCACTATCGGTCACTAGGGAGTATTTAGCCTTGGGAGATGGTCCTCCCTGCTTCCGACGGGATTTCCCGTGTCCCGCCGTACTCAGGAGCCGCTCGGGAGGGAACGAAGTTTCGACTACAGGGCTCTCACCTTCTCTGGCCGGCCGTTCCAGACCGGTTCGTCTACCCCGTTCCTTTCTCACTCCCATATGAGCGGTCCTACAACCCCAAGAGGCACGCCTCTTGGTTTGGGCTGTTCCCGTTTCGCTCGCCGCTACTCAGGGAATCGCGTTTGCTTTCTTCTCCTCCGGGTACTAAGATGTTTCAGTTCCCCGGGTGTGCCCTCCATGCCCTATGGATTCAGGCATGGATCCTGTCCCATTACGGACAGGGGGTTCCCCCATTCGGACATCTCCGGATCAACGCTTGCTTACAGCTCCCCGGAGCGTTTCGGCGTTTGCCCCGTCCTTCATCGGCTCCTAGTGCCAAGGCATCCACCGTGCGCCCTTTCTAGCTTAACCTAAAGCGTCTCGGCTTCTTCCTTTGTGTATCGGTTATCTAGTTTTCAAGGAACGATCTTTGTCGTTGAGAGAACATTACTCGTTCCCTCAAAACTGAACGAAACGAAAGCGCGATTTGTTCATGGTGGGCCGTTAGAGGCCTTCGCTTTTCGTACTGTCTAGCTCCGGCCGCCATCGGCTCGCGACGCTTCGGTCCTGCTGCGGCGGCGACAGCCTCCTCGCAGGCCCTCCAGCGCGTTTCGCCGATAGGCGGGCGGCCTTCGCTTTTCGTACTGTCTAGCTCCAGCGCCTGGCTCTCTTCTGCCAAATCACCTTCCCCCTCGGGGTGCAAGCACCCCTGCGGGTGAAGAACATTTGGCTTCGAGAGCCGATCGCGGCGCTTCCGCTTTTCGTCCTTAGAAAGGAGGTGATCCAGCCGCACCTTCCGGTACGGCTACCTTGTTACGACTTCACCCCAATCACTTGCCCCACCTTCGGCGGCTGGCTCCCGTCAGGGTTACCTCACCGACTTCGGGTGTTGCAAGCTCTCGTGGTGTGACGGGCGGTGTGTACAAGGCCCGGGAACGTATTCACCGCGGCATGCTGATCCGCGATTACTAGCGATTCCGGCTTCATGCAGGCGAGTTGCAGCCTGCAATCCGAACTGAGAGCGGCTTTTTGGGATTCGCTCCCCCTCGCGGGTTCGCAGCCCTTTGTACCGCCCATTGTAGCACGTGTGTAGCCCAGGTCATAAGGGGCATGATGATTTGACGTCATCCCCACCTTCCTCCGACTTTTAGCCGGCAGTCCCTCTAGAGTGCCCAACTGAATGCTGGCAACGAGAGGCAAGGGTTGCGCTCGTTGCGGGACTTAACCCAACATCTCACGACACGAGCTGACGACAACCATGCACCACCTGTCACCCTGTCCCCCCGAAGGGGGAACGCCCAATCTCTTGGGTTGTCAGGGGATGTCAAGACCTGGTAAGGTTCTTCGCGTTGCTTCGAATTAAACCACATGCTCCACCGCTTGTGCGGGCCCCCGTCAATTCCTTTGAGTTTCAGCCTTGCGGCCGTACTCCCCAGGCGGAGTGCTTATCGCGTTAGCTGCAGCACTAAAGGGTGTGACCCCTCTAACACTTAGCACTCATCGTTTACGGCGTGGACTACCAGGGTATCTAATCCTGTTTGCTCCCCACGCTTTCGCGCCTCAGCGTCAGTTGCAGGCCAGAGAGCCGCCTTCGCCACTGGTGTTCCTCCACATCTCTACGCATTTCACCGCTACACGTGGAATTCCGCTCTCCTCTCCTGCCCTCAAGTCCCCCAGTTTCCAATGACCCTCCACGGTTGAGCCGTGGGCTTTCACATCAGACTTAAGGAACCGCCTGCGCGCGCTTTACGCCCAATAATTCCGGACAACGCTCGCCCCCTACGTATTACCGCGGCTGCTGGCACGTAGTTAGCCGGGGCTTTCTCGTGAGGTACCGTCACCGCGCCGCCTTGTTCAAACGGCGCTCCTTCGTCCCTCACAACAGAGCTTTACGACCCGAAGGCCTTCTTCGCTCACGCGGCGTCGCTCCGTCAGACTTTCGTCCATTGCGGAAGATTCCCTACTGCTGCCTCCCGTAGGAGTCTGGGCCGTGTCTCAGTCCCAGTGTGGCCGGTCACCCTCTCAGGCCGGCTACGCATCGTCGCCTTGGTGAGCCGTTACCTCACCAACTAGCTAATGCGCCGCGGGCCCATCCGCAAGTGACAGCCAAGGCCGCCTTTCAACCAAAGACCATGCGGTCTTCGGTGTTATCCGGTATTAGCTCCGGTTTCCCGGAGTTATCCCGGTCTTGCGGGCAGGTTGCCCACGTGTTACTCACCCGTCCGCCGCTGACCAAACAAGAGCAAGCTCTCATTCGGTCCGCTCGACTTGCATGTATTAGGCACGCCGCCAGCGTTCGTCCTGAGCCAGGATCAAACTCTCCAAATAGAAAGTTGATTGGCTTGCGCTTCGTTTCGTTCAGTTTTCAAGGAACAAGATCGATAAAACTTGACAACTTCTCAGTTCAACTTCTTCATGGAGCGGGTGATGGGAATCGAACCCACGACATCAGCTTGGAAGGCTGAGGTTTTACCACTAAACTACACCCGCATATTATTCTGTTTAATATTCACTACGCACTTTCATGCCTCTTCCTCTGCTGGTCGCTTCGAGGAAGCCAAATGCGTCGAGGCAACTCGTGGCCTACTCGATGAAGTTAAGGCTCGTGGCTGAGGTTTTACCACTAAACTACACCCGCATATTATTTAAACTATCGGAATCGGGAAGACAGGATTTGAACCTGCGACCCCATGGTCCCAAACCATGTGCTCTACCAAGCTGAGCTACTTCCCGATCATGGCGCGCTCGAGAGGATTCGAACCCCTAACCTTCTGATCCGTAGTCAGATGCTCTATCCAATTGAGCTACGAGCGCAATATTTTTAAGAGCAACAGAATTTATTATAATAACTCAGCTCATCTTTGTCAATATTTTTTATCCTAATAAAATGCGGTCGAGAGGACTTGAACCTCCACGGGGTTGCCCCCACTAGGCCCTCAACCTAGCGCGTCTGCCATTCCGCCACGACCGCGTGTTGATCAGTGCGGGTGGAGGGACTTGAACCCCCACGCCGTGAGGCGCCAGATCCTAAGTCTGGTGCGTCTGCCAATTCCGCCACACCCGCGAATATGGTGAGCCATGGAGGACTCGAACCTCCGACCCTCTGATTAAAAGTCAGATGCTCTACCTGCTGAGCTAATGGCTCATGATGACCATAACACTCTAAGTACTGATGGGCTCTACCTGCCTCTTCCTCTGTCAGCTGTTTCAAGGAAGCTCGATGCATCGAGGCAACTCGCAGCCAACTCGAAGATGCATCGCTCGTTGCTGAGCTAATGGCTCATAATATGCCCTAAGCTAACAGCTTAGGGATATGTATGAAATAAGAATGGCTGGGCCAGCTGGATTCGAACCAGCGCATCACGGAGTCAAAGTCCGTTGCCTTACCGCTTGGCTATGGCCCAGCGATTGGTGTTATGGCGGTCCCGACGGGACTCGAACCCGCGATCTCCTGCGTGACAGGCAGGCATGTTAACCACTACACTACGGGACCGTGAATTCGCGGGAAATCCCCGCGCTGTAAGTGACCCGTACGGGATTCGAACCCGTGTTACCGCCGTGAAAGGGCGGTGTCTTAACCACTTGACCAACGGGCCACGCGTATATCGAAAGTGGCGGAGAAGGCGGGATTTGAACCCGCGCGCCGTAAAGACACGACCTAACGGTTTAGCAAACCGTCCCCTTCAGCCACTTGGGTACTTCTCCATAAAATGGCTCCGCAAGTAGGATTCGAACCTACGACCTACCGGTTAACAGCCGGTTGCTCTACCGCTGAGCTATTGCGGAATGTTGACGAGTAAACTGCACCCAAAACTTGCCCTGTCCCTTCCTCTACAGGCATATCCAAGGAAGTCTGGTGCGTCGGGACAACTCGAAGCATATTCGATGATGCGCATGCTCGTCACAACTGACATTGTTTATTATATTGAGCAACTTGTTGTTTGTCAATATGTTTTTTGTTGTTTGTTTCGCCGTTTGGCGACGGCTTTTATAATTTAGCATATGATTATTTTGACTGTCAACCTCTTTTTTGTAAAAGGTTCTGCTTTGTTTCATCGTCAGTTGAGGGACAGTTTGAGCCGGCCACGGCAACGGCCGCAGACGTAGCGGTCGGTGTTCATTCGTTTTTTACGCTTGTATGCTAAGCCGCACGATGTGCAGATGTATGTATGGACCGCTTTTGGGGTTTTTGTTTTTTGTTCAAGCGGCCGGCAATAGCGAGGCGCCCCTACTTTTTTCAACAGTTCGCGGAAGTCACGGTCGCGGTGGCGGTAGCCTTTCCCTTCAAGATGCAGATGGTAATGGCATAGTTCATGTTTGATGATGGCAATGAGTTCTTCTTCGCCAAATCGGTCATAATGTTTTTTGTTCAGTTCAATGTTGTGCGTTTCCAGCACGTAGCGCCCGCCGACAGTGCGAAGTCTTGGGTTGAAGGAGGCGGTGTGGCGAAACGGTTTGCCAAATGTGCTTATGGAAATTTGCTCAACGAGTGCTTGCAACTGTTTTTGATCCATGGCAGGCGCCCCCCTTTTATGTTTTTGGCACAGGACAATGTGCAGCTACATACATTATATACTACCTTTCCGTTGTCAGGGAGGTGACTGCTTTGCCTACGTGGCTAAAAAATCAGATGAGACGAGCCTATTATGAGAAAAATCGGGATCAAATTAAGCTGTTAAACCAATGTTGGTTTTTTTATCGGAGGAAACACTGTTCGTAGGAGGTTCATTCCTCTCACTGTCATGATCGTTAGAAGCGTCAATCCTCCAAGCAACCCAATGATACCGATGAACCTTTTTTCCTCCCCTGTACTTTTTACGATGCATGAACTTGGGCAGTCTAACAACCGACTGCCCAAGCCTTGCAATGTTTATTGCCTTTTGCCATAACGCTCGACGCGAAGCCGAGCCTGTTGAGCGTGACCCGCAAAGTTCTCGATTTCGCAGAGGCGGACGGCGTACTCGCCAATAAAAGCGCTCGCTTCTTTGCTTACTTTTTGATAAGTGCATGTTTTCAAGAACTTCCCAACCCACAGGCCGCCAGTATAACGGGCTGCTTTTTTCGTCGGCAAAGTGTGGTTTGTGCCGATCACTTTGTCACCGTAAGCGACGTTCGTTTCAGGGCCAAGGAACAAGCTCCCGTAGTTTGTTAAATTCTCTAAGAAGTAATCCGGATTTTTGGTCAAAACTT is part of the Geobacillus sp. 46C-IIa genome and encodes:
- the tsaE gene encoding tRNA (adenosine(37)-N6)-threonylcarbamoyltransferase complex ATPase subunit type 1 TsaE, translating into MEQFELIVHSPEETRAIARRLAERLEPGTVIALEGDLGAGKTTFTKGLAEGLGIRQNVNSPTFTIMKQYEGRLPLYHMDVYRLEDEWEDLGFDEYFAGDGVTVVEWAHLIAGQLPNERLTIHLLHHGDNERKLVFEPLGHRYEQLCKEIFAS
- a CDS encoding SprT family protein; amino-acid sequence: MDQKQLQALVEQISISTFGKPFRHTASFNPRLRTVGGRYVLETHNIELNKKHYDRFGEEELIAIIKHELCHYHLHLEGKGYRHRDRDFRELLKKVGAPRYCRPLEQKTKTPKAVHTYICTSCGLAYKRKKRMNTDRYVCGRCRGRLKLSLN
- the cmpA gene encoding cortex morphogenetic protein CmpA, encoding MPTWLKNQMRRAYYEKNRDQIKLLNQCWFFYRRKHCS